One Chlorobaculum limnaeum genomic window carries:
- a CDS encoding TonB-dependent receptor plug domain-containing protein yields the protein MNKRTLATLMAAMLASPTLHAEETLLAYAGDEIVVTSSRVQQPKKELTSNVTIITKEEIRESSANDLSELLAEKNLGHIQKYPGTSTSVGIRGFRTESHGNDLMGKVLVLLDGRRAGTGNLAKIMTANVERIEIIRGPAAVQYGSAAIGGVINVITAKGSGAPSASIEQKLGSNDFSKTEVAIQGKSGRFDYSGSISKSDSGSYRTAKGDIYQNTGYQDQKMASLNVGYEIADGHRIGMIVHSFDVDKAGSPSYLSSPDLDAYTVQNNQSVDFRYDGATSSRNISWMARYFTGEDKYRYVDPSSAYESTKNVDQQGAQAQVTWQPGALRLTTGFDWLKYEVDSTLTPTWATYENPAGFLLGKYGLFDERLILTAGVRYDDYRVKMKASEGTSRSKDNFAHQAGVAWQASEALKIRGSFAEGFRMPSERELAANITSWGTTYIGNPDLKPESSDTWEVGMDLAWKGFNASLTWFSTDYTDMIQTEAIAASTYTYLNIGSATVSGIEAELSKVFKLDGSSWTLEPYAGYTHLLKYRDNKSGDDLLFTPQWNASTGLKVRDGRGFNGAFNLAYSGKTFIQNYETGSGEVVPKGGFAVANLSASRKFPFGDKGIAGPGITLKAEINNLFDRGYQYVTGYPMPGRTFVLGLKADI from the coding sequence ATGAACAAACGAACGCTCGCCACTCTCATGGCGGCCATGCTCGCCAGCCCCACGCTCCATGCCGAAGAGACCTTGCTGGCATACGCCGGCGATGAAATCGTCGTGACTTCGAGCCGGGTGCAGCAGCCGAAAAAAGAGCTGACCTCGAACGTTACCATCATCACCAAAGAGGAAATCCGTGAGTCGTCGGCCAACGATCTCAGTGAATTGCTCGCTGAAAAGAACCTTGGGCACATCCAGAAGTATCCCGGCACCTCGACCTCTGTTGGCATTCGCGGCTTCAGGACTGAATCTCACGGCAACGACCTGATGGGCAAGGTGCTCGTGCTGCTCGATGGACGCCGCGCGGGTACCGGCAACCTCGCCAAGATCATGACGGCGAACGTCGAACGCATCGAAATCATCAGGGGGCCAGCCGCCGTGCAGTATGGTTCAGCGGCGATTGGGGGCGTGATCAACGTGATTACGGCCAAGGGATCGGGCGCGCCATCGGCTTCGATCGAACAGAAACTCGGCAGCAACGACTTCTCGAAAACCGAAGTTGCCATTCAGGGCAAATCCGGACGCTTCGACTATTCAGGCAGCATCTCGAAATCGGATTCCGGAAGCTACCGGACGGCCAAAGGTGATATCTACCAGAACACCGGCTATCAGGATCAGAAAATGGCGAGTCTGAATGTGGGATACGAGATTGCCGACGGTCACCGGATCGGCATGATCGTTCACTCCTTCGATGTGGACAAGGCTGGTTCACCGAGCTATCTGAGTTCGCCTGATCTGGATGCCTATACAGTTCAGAACAACCAGTCCGTCGATTTCAGGTATGACGGCGCAACCTCCAGCCGGAACATTTCATGGATGGCCCGCTACTTTACCGGCGAGGACAAGTATCGCTATGTCGATCCGAGCAGCGCGTATGAAAGCACCAAAAATGTTGACCAGCAAGGGGCGCAGGCGCAGGTTACCTGGCAGCCGGGAGCGCTCAGACTCACGACAGGATTTGACTGGCTGAAATACGAAGTCGATTCCACATTGACGCCGACCTGGGCCACGTATGAAAATCCGGCAGGTTTCTTACTTGGTAAATACGGCTTGTTCGACGAGCGTCTGATTCTGACCGCTGGCGTGCGTTACGACGATTATCGTGTCAAAATGAAAGCAAGCGAAGGCACGTCGAGGAGCAAGGACAACTTCGCGCATCAGGCTGGTGTCGCCTGGCAGGCAAGCGAAGCGCTCAAGATCAGGGGTTCGTTTGCCGAAGGTTTCAGAATGCCCTCGGAGCGGGAGCTTGCCGCCAATATCACGAGCTGGGGTACAACCTATATTGGCAATCCCGATCTCAAGCCGGAGTCGAGCGACACCTGGGAGGTTGGCATGGATCTCGCCTGGAAAGGGTTCAATGCTTCGCTGACGTGGTTCAGCACCGATTACACGGATATGATCCAGACGGAAGCGATTGCCGCCTCGACCTACACCTATCTCAATATCGGTAGCGCCACGGTCTCCGGAATCGAAGCCGAACTCTCCAAGGTTTTCAAGCTCGATGGCTCTTCGTGGACGCTCGAACCGTATGCCGGGTACACGCATCTCTTGAAGTATCGTGACAACAAGAGCGGTGACGACCTGCTTTTCACGCCGCAGTGGAACGCCAGCACCGGACTGAAAGTGCGCGACGGGCGCGGCTTCAATGGCGCGTTCAATCTTGCCTACAGCGGCAAGACCTTTATCCAGAACTACGAAACCGGCTCTGGAGAAGTGGTTCCGAAAGGCGGATTCGCTGTGGCCAATTTGTCCGCTTCGAGGAAGTTTCCTTTTGGAGACAAAGGCATAGCCGGACCTGGAATTACGCTCAAGGCCGAGATCAACAACCTCTTCGACCGGGGTTATCAGTATGTCACGGGCTATCCCATGCCGGGCCGCACCTTTGTGCTGGGGCTGAAGGCAGACATCTGA
- a CDS encoding ABC transporter substrate-binding protein: MKKIVTILLLLLFAGAAGRAEGRVVSQSPYITDTLRSLGLENRIAGVSRYDDLDLPKTGGVIDPDPAAIAALHPGYLFVSDWGGPDLCKRVTPPGAKCVMLHGFKSMAEIGGNIRAICNALGIEGGDEKAAAFDRQWREAAAEVNGGGRRALILSSCEGSPFSFGVNTYLQELFTAAGFKVVEDYPGIRHVAPTELIGTVWELVEEKRPEIVFVLQKDGYECPVRIPEGNYRIVRLNGPHFVSPSPKILDGLADLKWQFGSRKQK, translated from the coding sequence ATGAAAAAAATAGTCACGATCTTGCTGCTCCTGCTTTTCGCGGGAGCGGCGGGGCGGGCCGAGGGGCGCGTCGTCAGCCAGTCACCCTACATTACCGATACCTTGCGGTCGCTCGGTCTTGAAAACCGCATTGCGGGCGTGAGCCGGTATGACGACCTCGACCTGCCGAAGACCGGCGGCGTGATCGATCCCGATCCGGCGGCCATCGCGGCCCTGCATCCCGGTTACCTGTTCGTCTCGGACTGGGGCGGCCCGGATCTCTGCAAGCGGGTGACGCCGCCGGGCGCGAAGTGCGTCATGCTGCACGGCTTCAAAAGCATGGCGGAGATTGGCGGAAACATCCGCGCCATCTGCAACGCGCTCGGCATCGAGGGCGGCGACGAGAAGGCGGCGGCGTTCGACCGGCAGTGGCGCGAGGCTGCGGCAGAGGTCAACGGCGGCGGACGGCGGGCGCTGATTCTGTCGAGCTGCGAGGGCAGCCCGTTCTCGTTCGGCGTCAACACCTATCTCCAAGAGCTTTTCACGGCGGCGGGATTCAAGGTTGTCGAGGACTATCCCGGCATCCGCCATGTCGCTCCGACGGAGCTGATCGGCACTGTCTGGGAGCTGGTCGAGGAGAAGAGGCCGGAGATCGTGTTCGTGCTTCAGAAAGATGGCTACGAATGCCCCGTGCGGATTCCCGAAGGCAACTACCGGATCGTGCGGCTCAATGGCCCGCATTTCGTGTCGCCATCGCCAAAAATTCTTGACGGACTCGCCGATTTGAAGTGGCAGTTCGGCAGTCGTAAACAGAAATAA
- the bluB gene encoding 5,6-dimethylbenzimidazole synthase, which produces MTISADERDALYKVIYSRRDVRGQFLADPVPEEVLRRVLDAAHHAPSVGFMQPWDFVVVRDFEVRKQIKAGFETAHAEAAAMFEGAKREQYRSFKLEGILEAPVGVCVTCDRTRSGEVVIGRTANPEMDLYSSVCAVQNLWLAARAENLGVGWVSIIHHDSVRQALGIPEHIVPVAWLCIGYVSFFHDTPELEQAGWLPRLALEELVHQEQW; this is translated from the coding sequence ATGACCATCAGTGCAGACGAGCGCGATGCGCTCTATAAAGTAATATACAGCCGCCGTGACGTACGCGGGCAGTTCCTCGCTGATCCGGTGCCAGAGGAGGTACTCCGCCGGGTGCTCGACGCGGCGCACCATGCGCCGAGCGTGGGCTTCATGCAGCCGTGGGACTTTGTCGTCGTGCGTGACTTTGAGGTGCGCAAGCAGATCAAGGCGGGCTTCGAGACGGCCCACGCCGAGGCGGCGGCGATGTTCGAGGGCGCGAAGCGCGAGCAGTATCGCTCGTTCAAGCTCGAAGGGATTCTCGAAGCGCCGGTCGGCGTCTGCGTCACCTGCGACCGCACCCGCAGCGGCGAGGTGGTGATCGGGCGGACGGCCAATCCCGAGATGGATCTCTACAGCTCGGTCTGCGCCGTGCAGAATCTGTGGCTCGCCGCACGGGCGGAGAATCTCGGCGTCGGCTGGGTGAGTATCATCCATCACGACAGCGTTCGCCAGGCGCTCGGTATTCCGGAGCACATCGTGCCGGTGGCGTGGCTCTGCATCGGTTACGTGAGCTTTTTCCACGACACACCGGAGCTGGAGCAGGCGGGCTGGCTGCCGCGCCTCGCGCTCGAAGAGCTGGTGCATCAGGAGCAGTGGTGA
- a CDS encoding cobyric acid synthase yields the protein MTNIAVLGTASDAGKSIVATALCRIFRNAGIDVAPFKAQNMSNNSGVTPDGFEMGRAQIVQAQAARVAPHADMNPVLLKPNTDTGAQVVLQGKVCTDKTAREYFGDTRRWAEAAFESLDRLKARHEMIVLEGAGSCAEMNLYERDFVNFKSARRAGAAVILVADIDRGGVFAQVAGTLAVIPPEDRALVKGVIINRFRGDKSLFEDGVKMLESMTGVPVLGVIPYFRGFTIDAEDAVPLSSVVDPRREPSADKIGIAAIYFPHISNFTDLSPLEQDLSTELHYLHHPKPLDSYKALVLPGSKNVRGDFEWLERMGWRKEIEAFRARGGVIVGLCGGYQMLGERIADPHGVEGAPGASAGLGMLPVETVLEREKALCNSVGKLAESSCFVSGYEIHMGRTTLAGGASPLIEVTERNGVASEEFDGAKSEDGRVMGTYFHGFFDEPGVRAWFLRLLDSGYEPAASAAADPFELLAAHFAENLDLDALFAIAGISVTKGSAS from the coding sequence ATGACCAATATTGCCGTACTTGGCACCGCCTCGGACGCGGGCAAGAGCATCGTGGCCACCGCGCTCTGCCGCATTTTCCGCAACGCGGGCATCGACGTAGCGCCGTTCAAGGCGCAGAACATGTCGAACAACTCCGGCGTCACGCCCGACGGCTTCGAGATGGGGCGGGCGCAGATCGTGCAGGCGCAGGCCGCGCGGGTCGCGCCCCACGCCGACATGAACCCGGTGCTGCTCAAGCCCAACACCGACACCGGCGCGCAGGTCGTGCTGCAAGGCAAGGTCTGCACGGACAAAACGGCGCGTGAATACTTCGGCGACACGCGGCGCTGGGCGGAGGCGGCCTTCGAGAGCCTCGACCGCCTGAAGGCGCGGCACGAGATGATCGTGCTCGAAGGGGCCGGATCGTGCGCCGAGATGAACCTCTACGAGCGCGATTTCGTCAACTTCAAGAGCGCCCGCCGTGCCGGGGCGGCGGTGATCCTCGTGGCCGACATCGACCGTGGCGGCGTCTTCGCGCAGGTCGCGGGCACGCTCGCCGTGATTCCTCCAGAGGATCGGGCGCTGGTCAAAGGGGTGATCATAAATCGCTTCCGGGGCGACAAGTCGCTCTTCGAGGATGGCGTAAAAATGCTTGAATCGATGACCGGCGTGCCGGTGCTTGGCGTGATTCCCTATTTTCGCGGCTTCACGATCGATGCCGAGGATGCCGTGCCGCTCTCCTCGGTGGTCGATCCCAGGCGCGAGCCCTCCGCCGACAAGATCGGCATCGCGGCGATCTACTTCCCGCACATCTCGAACTTCACCGACCTCTCGCCGCTGGAGCAGGATCTGTCCACAGAGCTGCACTACCTGCACCATCCGAAGCCGCTCGACAGCTACAAGGCGCTGGTGCTGCCGGGTTCGAAGAACGTGCGCGGCGATTTCGAATGGCTCGAACGGATGGGGTGGCGCAAAGAGATCGAGGCGTTCCGGGCGAGGGGCGGCGTGATCGTTGGCCTCTGCGGCGGCTACCAGATGCTCGGCGAGCGCATTGCCGATCCGCACGGCGTCGAGGGCGCTCCGGGCGCGAGCGCGGGGCTTGGGATGCTGCCCGTCGAGACGGTGCTCGAACGCGAAAAAGCGCTCTGTAACAGCGTCGGAAAACTTGCAGAAAGCTCATGCTTCGTCAGCGGTTACGAGATTCACATGGGCCGCACGACGCTCGCCGGGGGCGCGTCGCCGCTCATCGAGGTGACGGAGCGCAACGGCGTCGCGTCTGAAGAGTTCGACGGCGCGAAGAGCGAGGACGGGCGGGTGATGGGCACCTATTTCCACGGCTTTTTCGACGAACCCGGCGTCCGCGCATGGTTCTTGCGGCTGCTCGACAGCGGCTACGAACCCGCCGCGTCTGCCGCCGCCGATCCGTTCGAGCTGCTTGCCGCGCACTTTGCGGAGAATCTCGATCTCGACGCGCTCTTCGCCATCGCCGGTATTTCCGTCACGAAGGGGAGCGCGTCATGA
- the cobD gene encoding threonine-phosphate decarboxylase CobD, whose amino-acid sequence MSGDHLLAHCHGDRTGELAGGGAALDFSVNLAPVAPPLSALSASIPLAPYPSMDGRGVRDFYVACFGLDPECVLATNGAIEGLYLVPRALGMKRVLVPQPSFFDYGRACRLAGVEVVPLALSEADGFAFPGIDELAEVLAGCDALLAGSPNNPTGTLIPKELLLALACRFPEKQFIIDEAFIQFTEDFPSNSLMPEIRAFRNIVVIHSLTKFYAIAGLRLGAIVAHPSMIERLYGHKEPWTVNVVAEHAARLLLHCGEYEEEVRSIIREGRQQIADGLAGNSAITLHGGAANFFFASVADGLTLDALLAHLRLRGILVRDCRNFEGVPPRFFRFCIRTSEENSRLIEVLNDFAEVSKQVKADALEAVS is encoded by the coding sequence ATGAGCGGCGACCATCTGCTTGCACACTGCCACGGCGACCGCACGGGTGAGCTGGCGGGCGGCGGCGCGGCGCTCGATTTCAGCGTCAACCTCGCGCCGGTCGCGCCGCCGCTCTCGGCGCTGTCCGCGTCGATCCCGCTCGCGCCATATCCCTCGATGGACGGGCGCGGCGTTCGCGATTTTTACGTCGCCTGCTTCGGTCTCGATCCTGAATGCGTCCTCGCCACGAACGGGGCGATCGAGGGCCTCTACCTCGTGCCGCGAGCGCTCGGCATGAAGCGCGTGCTCGTGCCCCAGCCATCATTCTTCGATTACGGACGCGCCTGCCGCCTCGCCGGTGTGGAGGTCGTTCCGCTTGCACTGAGCGAGGCCGACGGCTTCGCCTTTCCCGGCATCGACGAGCTGGCCGAGGTGCTTGCCGGGTGCGACGCGCTCCTGGCCGGAAGCCCGAACAACCCTACCGGCACGCTGATTCCCAAGGAGCTGCTGCTGGCGCTGGCCTGCCGCTTTCCGGAGAAGCAGTTCATCATCGACGAGGCGTTTATCCAGTTCACGGAGGATTTTCCGTCGAACTCACTCATGCCGGAGATTCGGGCGTTCAGGAACATCGTGGTGATCCATTCGCTCACCAAATTTTACGCCATCGCCGGACTGCGGCTTGGCGCAATCGTGGCGCATCCGTCGATGATCGAGCGGCTCTACGGCCACAAGGAGCCGTGGACGGTCAACGTTGTCGCGGAGCACGCCGCCAGGCTGCTGCTGCACTGCGGCGAGTACGAAGAGGAGGTGCGCTCCATCATCCGCGAGGGACGCCAACAGATTGCCGACGGGCTGGCCGGGAACTCCGCGATTACGCTGCACGGCGGGGCGGCGAACTTCTTTTTCGCCTCCGTCGCAGACGGCCTCACGCTCGACGCGCTGCTCGCCCATCTCCGGTTGCGCGGCATCCTCGTGCGCGATTGCCGGAACTTCGAGGGCGTTCCTCCCAGATTTTTCCGCTTCTGTATCCGCACGTCCGAGGAGAACTCCCGACTGATCGAGGTGTTGAACGACTTCGCCGAAGTGTCGAAGCAGGTAAAAGCTGACGCGCTGGAGGCGGTGTCGTGA
- the cbiB gene encoding adenosylcobinamide-phosphate synthase CbiB: protein MTWLLMPAAFLLDLLLGDPQWFPHPVRLVGKLAIGAERLFRGMAFLPLRMAGALTAATVITATVVTVLALVVAAFLLHPLAGVVASVLLLYFAIAPRDLYDHAAAVRDALLASDLELARRRVAMMVGRDTSTLDEEGVARAAVESVAENTSDGVTAPLFYGILFGPAGAWLYKASNTLDSMFGYRNERYREFGWASARFDDLLNFLPARLTVLAVAGAAFILRLDPAATFRSVMEAARRHESPNAGYPESAFAGALGVTLGGERSYGGVTKTVPTLGIREGAMEAATISRAMRLMYVASAIFMAGGTGLLFAAGMFMQ from the coding sequence GTGACCTGGTTGCTGATGCCAGCGGCGTTCCTGCTCGATCTGCTACTTGGCGATCCGCAGTGGTTTCCGCATCCGGTGCGGCTGGTCGGCAAGCTCGCGATCGGCGCGGAGCGTCTTTTTCGTGGCATGGCATTTCTGCCGCTGAGGATGGCCGGGGCACTGACGGCGGCGACCGTCATCACGGCGACTGTCGTGACGGTGCTGGCGCTCGTGGTGGCGGCGTTTCTCCTTCATCCGCTTGCTGGCGTCGTGGCGTCTGTGCTCTTGCTCTATTTCGCGATTGCGCCGCGCGATCTTTACGATCACGCCGCCGCCGTCCGCGATGCGCTGCTCGCAAGCGATCTCGAACTCGCCCGCCGGAGGGTGGCGATGATGGTCGGTCGTGATACCTCGACGCTCGACGAAGAAGGCGTTGCGCGGGCCGCCGTAGAGAGCGTGGCGGAGAATACGTCGGATGGCGTGACCGCGCCGCTCTTTTACGGCATCCTTTTCGGCCCGGCGGGAGCTTGGCTCTACAAGGCGTCGAACACGCTCGACTCGATGTTCGGCTATCGCAACGAGCGCTATCGCGAGTTCGGCTGGGCCTCTGCGCGGTTCGACGACCTTCTCAATTTTCTCCCGGCGAGGCTGACGGTTTTGGCGGTTGCGGGCGCGGCGTTTATTTTACGGCTCGATCCGGCGGCGACGTTCCGCTCGGTCATGGAAGCCGCGAGGCGGCACGAGAGTCCGAATGCGGGCTATCCCGAATCGGCCTTCGCCGGGGCGCTCGGCGTCACGCTCGGCGGCGAGCGGAGTTACGGTGGCGTCACCAAAACCGTGCCGACGCTTGGCATCCGCGAAGGCGCGATGGAGGCCGCCACGATCAGCCGCGCCATGCGCCTGATGTATGTTGCATCGGCGATTTTCATGGCTGGGGGCACAGGGCTGCTTTTTGCCGCCGGGATGTTTATGCAGTGA
- a CDS encoding cob(I)yrinic acid a,c-diamide adenosyltransferase, which yields MTQKRVLLFTGNGKGKSTAAFGMLSRALGHGMKARVIQFVKAQEGVGEVLFFTRFEDVEWDHYGKGFLPTNPDSPMMEKHKQAAEFGFEEALDALASDEYDFVLLDEVCFALSKEIIPLEPLIEAIVNASDKIIVLTGRNAPQALIDLADTVTEMRMVKHGYEQGLLSQAGVEE from the coding sequence ATGACACAGAAAAGGGTTCTCCTCTTTACCGGCAACGGCAAAGGCAAAAGCACGGCGGCGTTCGGAATGCTCTCCCGCGCCCTCGGCCATGGCATGAAGGCTCGCGTCATCCAGTTTGTCAAGGCGCAGGAGGGGGTTGGTGAGGTGCTTTTCTTCACGCGCTTCGAGGATGTCGAATGGGATCACTACGGCAAAGGGTTCCTGCCGACCAACCCCGACAGCCCGATGATGGAGAAGCACAAGCAGGCGGCGGAGTTCGGCTTCGAGGAGGCGCTCGACGCGCTGGCTTCGGACGAGTACGATTTCGTGCTGCTCGACGAGGTGTGTTTCGCGCTGTCAAAGGAGATCATTCCGCTCGAACCGCTCATCGAGGCGATTGTCAACGCCAGCGACAAAATCATCGTGCTGACCGGCCGCAACGCGCCGCAGGCACTCATCGATCTGGCCGACACCGTGACCGAGATGCGCATGGTCAAGCATGGCTACGAGCAGGGTCTGCTTTCGCAGGCCGGAGTGGAGGAGTGA
- a CDS encoding FecCD family ABC transporter permease, translating into MPVKGSPKNRRRALLLVAALPLLFAVSALLGPSGVGLPDTATVSGRAILDLRLGRFFMGMLVGAALSTSGTVFQAILRNPLAEPYVLGVSGGAGLGAALSILVGGAFIGAIGLPLTAFAFALITLFAVYAIANQGGVPSVYSLILSGVIVSAICSSVIMFLVSTADIEGMHTVVWWMLGNLQPSSWSEQLVSLVIIFAASGALWLLAPALNVLTLGREMAHYQGLDAGFVTISSLLLSTMLAATAVSMGGMIGFVGLIVPHVMRALFGPDHRWLIPASAIGGGAFLVLCDALARTIMAPVEIPVGVVTALAGGPFFLIVLRKKMKYAWTD; encoded by the coding sequence ATGCCGGTGAAGGGTTCGCCGAAGAACCGCCGCCGGGCGCTCCTGCTTGTCGCCGCCTTGCCGCTGCTCTTCGCCGTGTCGGCGCTGCTCGGGCCGTCGGGCGTCGGCCTGCCCGACACGGCGACTGTTTCGGGCCGCGCGATTCTCGATCTGCGGCTCGGGCGCTTCTTCATGGGGATGCTCGTTGGCGCGGCGCTCTCGACCTCCGGCACGGTGTTCCAGGCGATCCTGCGCAATCCGCTCGCCGAACCCTACGTGCTCGGCGTGAGCGGCGGCGCGGGACTTGGCGCGGCGTTGAGCATCCTCGTTGGCGGGGCGTTCATCGGCGCGATTGGCCTGCCGCTGACCGCCTTTGCCTTCGCGCTTATCACTCTTTTCGCCGTTTATGCCATCGCCAACCAGGGGGGCGTGCCGTCGGTTTACAGCCTGATCCTGAGCGGCGTGATCGTCAGCGCCATCTGTTCGAGCGTCATCATGTTCCTCGTTTCGACCGCCGACATCGAGGGGATGCACACCGTGGTGTGGTGGATGCTTGGCAATCTTCAGCCCTCTTCGTGGAGCGAGCAACTCGTGTCGCTCGTTATCATCTTTGCCGCCTCCGGCGCGTTGTGGCTGCTCGCTCCGGCGCTGAATGTGCTGACGCTCGGACGCGAAATGGCCCACTATCAGGGCCTCGACGCCGGATTCGTCACCATTTCGAGCCTTCTGCTTTCGACCATGCTCGCGGCGACGGCGGTCTCGATGGGCGGCATGATCGGCTTCGTCGGCCTGATCGTGCCGCACGTCATGCGGGCGCTCTTCGGCCCCGACCACCGCTGGCTGATTCCCGCCTCGGCCATCGGTGGCGGCGCGTTCCTCGTGCTCTGCGATGCGCTGGCCAGAACCATCATGGCCCCGGTCGAGATTCCGGTCGGCGTCGTCACGGCGCTGGCGGGCGGCCCCTTTTTCCTCATCGTGCTGCGCAAAAAAATGAAGTATGCCTGGACCGACTGA
- a CDS encoding ABC transporter ATP-binding protein — protein sequence MPGPTDRQKPALAFRGVTAGYKGRTVLREVDFEIAEGEFVSLIGPNGSGKSTMLKTATGLLRPLEGRVEVFGREVSSLKPRERASLIGVVPQKLDSPMAFTVGEIVMIGRSVRGRWGGPDAADHDSAERAMIYTNVLDLKDRLFNQLSAGEQQRTALAMALAQEPRIIMLDESIAHLDINHSQEVLRILMNINREEKITVLLVSHDLNLAAQIADRLMLIDKGRLVRNGSPGEVMEEELLRRVYDCDLRVRRDPFSGNPVVSGVLDAALRRPSARKRLHVISGGGSGIELFRRLVIEGFDVTAGVLNRLDSDSEAARALDIAAVLEQPFSPVGGEALSQARRMVDAADGVVVGLVPFGPGNLVNLDLAELALKAGKPVWLAAGIASRDYTPGKAAAAKARELCDGGAVEWSNIHELMARIEQTWPQPETQH from the coding sequence ATGCCTGGACCGACTGACCGCCAGAAACCGGCCCTCGCCTTCCGGGGCGTCACCGCCGGGTACAAGGGGCGCACGGTGCTGCGCGAGGTCGATTTCGAGATCGCCGAGGGGGAGTTCGTCTCGCTCATCGGCCCGAACGGCTCCGGCAAGAGCACCATGCTCAAGACGGCGACCGGCCTCTTGAGACCGCTCGAAGGGCGGGTCGAGGTGTTCGGGCGCGAAGTCTCGTCGCTCAAACCGCGCGAGCGGGCCTCGCTCATCGGCGTGGTGCCGCAGAAGCTCGACTCGCCGATGGCCTTCACAGTCGGCGAGATCGTCATGATCGGGCGCAGCGTGCGCGGACGGTGGGGCGGGCCGGACGCGGCGGATCACGACAGCGCCGAGCGGGCGATGATCTACACCAACGTGCTCGACCTGAAAGATCGCCTCTTCAACCAGCTCAGCGCGGGCGAGCAGCAGCGCACGGCGCTCGCGATGGCCCTCGCGCAGGAGCCGCGCATCATCATGCTCGACGAGTCGATCGCGCACCTCGACATCAACCACAGCCAGGAGGTGCTGCGCATCCTGATGAACATCAACCGCGAAGAGAAGATCACCGTGCTGCTCGTGAGCCACGACCTCAACCTCGCCGCGCAGATCGCCGACCGCTTGATGCTCATCGACAAGGGGCGGCTCGTGCGCAACGGTTCGCCGGGCGAGGTGATGGAGGAGGAGCTGCTCCGGCGGGTCTATGACTGCGATCTGCGTGTGCGGCGCGATCCTTTCAGCGGCAATCCGGTGGTGAGCGGCGTGCTCGACGCGGCGCTACGCCGTCCGTCCGCGCGGAAGCGGCTGCACGTCATCAGCGGCGGCGGATCGGGCATCGAGCTATTCCGGCGTCTCGTCATCGAGGGGTTCGACGTGACCGCCGGGGTGCTCAACCGGCTCGACTCCGATTCGGAGGCCGCCCGCGCCCTCGACATTGCCGCCGTGCTCGAACAGCCCTTTTCGCCGGTCGGCGGCGAGGCGCTCTCGCAGGCGCGACGCATGGTCGATGCAGCGGATGGCGTCGTCGTCGGTCTCGTGCCCTTCGGCCCCGGCAACCTCGTCAATCTCGATCTCGCCGAACTGGCGCTGAAGGCGGGCAAGCCGGTGTGGCTCGCCGCAGGCATCGCCTCGCGCGACTACACGCCCGGCAAAGCGGCGGCGGCCAAAGCTCGCGAACTCTGCGACGGCGGGGCGGTGGAGTGGTCGAACATTCATGAACTCATGGCCCGGATCGAACAGACCTGGCCGCAACCAGAGACGCAGCATTGA
- the cbiR gene encoding cobamide remodeling phosphodiesterase CbiR has protein sequence MNRYPFRLGTSSYIIPDDILPNVRYLAGKVQDIELVLFESDEFSNLPSPEVIRELVALAGEHGLTYSVHLPLDVYLGSPFRDERERSVGKCRRIIDLTEALPKSAFVMHFEAGKGVDINTFSDEERQIFVESLGDSARMLLDGCGHPASMFCAENLNYPFEIVWPVVEKFGFSVTLDVGHLEYYGFPTADYLDRYLPRTKVLHMHGTTEGRDHNSLAFMRPEALDMVVEALRKAEGEPKVFTLEIFSEADFLSSCQALERFGV, from the coding sequence ATGAACCGTTATCCCTTCAGGCTCGGCACCTCCTCCTACATCATCCCGGACGACATTCTGCCCAACGTGCGCTACCTCGCGGGCAAGGTGCAGGACATCGAACTCGTGCTCTTCGAGTCCGACGAGTTCAGCAACCTGCCATCGCCGGAGGTGATCCGCGAGCTGGTCGCGCTGGCCGGGGAGCACGGTCTTACCTACTCGGTGCACCTGCCGCTGGACGTTTATCTCGGCAGCCCTTTTCGGGATGAGCGGGAGCGCTCGGTCGGCAAGTGCCGCAGGATTATCGACCTCACCGAAGCGCTGCCGAAATCGGCCTTCGTGATGCACTTCGAGGCGGGCAAAGGGGTGGACATCAACACTTTTTCCGACGAGGAACGGCAGATTTTCGTGGAGAGTCTCGGCGATTCAGCGCGGATGCTGCTCGACGGCTGCGGCCATCCGGCCAGCATGTTCTGCGCCGAGAACCTGAACTACCCCTTCGAGATCGTCTGGCCGGTGGTCGAAAAGTTCGGCTTCTCGGTGACGCTCGACGTAGGCCATCTCGAATACTACGGCTTCCCGACCGCCGACTATCTCGACCGCTACCTGCCACGCACGAAAGTGCTGCACATGCACGGCACGACGGAGGGGCGCGACCACAACTCGCTCGCCTTCATGCGCCCCGAAGCGCTCGACATGGTGGTCGAAGCGCTGCGGAAAGCTGAAGGCGAACCGAAGGTGTTCACGCTGGAGATATTCTCGGAGGCTGATTTCCTGTCGTCGTGCCAGGCGCTGGAGCGGTTTGGGGTGTGA